A single window of Desulfovibrio sp. G11 DNA harbors:
- a CDS encoding XRE family transcriptional regulator, producing the protein MKKKRLSAMFENSVAIQDGAHEEVLCPHCDEPLVFGMKDNAHEFSIGLTKILECLVVAEHMGYVPPFPDDWWVSASRRYAFIPDVRNHLQHKKE; encoded by the coding sequence GTGAAAAAAAAACGTCTTTCAGCAATGTTTGAAAACAGTGTTGCCATTCAGGACGGGGCGCATGAAGAAGTACTTTGTCCGCATTGCGACGAACCTCTGGTTTTTGGTATGAAAGATAATGCGCATGAGTTTTCCATAGGGTTGACAAAAATCCTTGAGTGTCTGGTTGTCGCGGAACACATGGGATATGTTCCCCCATTCCCAGATGACTGGTGGGTGTCGGCAAGCAGACGTTACGCTTTTATCCCGGACGTTCGGAATCATTTGCAGCATAAAAAGGAGTAG
- the rdgC gene encoding recombination-associated protein RdgC → MSGFMSSSTAMKIFEAQAKEPDFDKLRKYAFRPAPGPDGKRIGWVGLGDPLDLDFSFGINFGRFMAFSLRIDERKPSSAAIKIRLAEALKEEADSDGKVSGKRKRELKEAIIAMVTSKTDFIPSLTDCIWDLDAQRFYVSTASDGVLTILLELFNKTFGVTPFPISPKTDMATLFAKVFQKSISVDGGTEVSANGYSVTLATPEQQENKAHVAVVNNQGAVATALEEGLRITKMALLAVNGEQELPFTLADDLTLSGLKLPKGEKGDDAEVTFFLKAEACAHVAHIVETLSK, encoded by the coding sequence ATGTCCGGTTTCATGAGTTCCAGCACGGCAATGAAAATTTTTGAGGCCCAAGCCAAAGAACCTGACTTTGACAAATTGCGGAAATACGCCTTTAGGCCTGCTCCCGGCCCTGATGGCAAACGCATCGGCTGGGTCGGCCTCGGTGATCCGCTTGACCTGGATTTCAGCTTCGGCATCAACTTCGGCCGATTCATGGCTTTTTCTTTGCGAATCGACGAACGCAAGCCCTCCAGTGCGGCTATCAAAATACGCCTGGCGGAAGCCCTCAAGGAGGAGGCCGACAGCGACGGCAAGGTGTCGGGCAAACGTAAGAGAGAATTGAAAGAGGCCATTATAGCTATGGTCACTTCCAAGACCGATTTCATTCCGTCCCTGACTGACTGCATCTGGGATTTGGACGCGCAGCGTTTCTATGTCTCCACGGCTTCAGATGGGGTCCTGACCATCCTGCTGGAGTTGTTTAACAAAACCTTTGGTGTCACTCCCTTTCCCATATCGCCCAAGACAGATATGGCCACTCTGTTCGCCAAGGTGTTCCAGAAAAGTATTTCCGTGGATGGCGGCACTGAAGTCAGCGCCAATGGCTACTCCGTGACGCTGGCTACGCCGGAACAGCAAGAAAACAAGGCCCACGTCGCTGTTGTCAACAATCAGGGAGCCGTGGCGACGGCTCTGGAAGAAGGTCTGCGGATCACCAAAATGGCTTTGCTTGCTGTGAACGGGGAGCAGGAACTGCCTTTTACCCTGGCTGATGATCTGACCCTCTCGGGTTTGAAGCTGCCCAAGGGGGAAAAAGGCGATGACGCCGAAGTTACGTTTTTCCTGAAGGCTGAGGCTTGCGCGCATGTGGCCCATATCGTGGAAACCCTGAGCAAGTAA
- a CDS encoding phage tail protein yields the protein MQKNRAYPLILFFFLLLAFQPALGADSTSFDPTKVAVKAKGSGGVPVGTIISWPVATNPDDMDNWLECNGQSISQSVYPELFALVGPKVPDLRGLFLRGFGSQDSKHFGEVTHSSGALGDIQGDSIRENMTRGEFEAFCAGAVQRKSGVFAKSYTIYRSRDQSGWSYSPNAVLVFDMSSAGPTSNENRPVNMAVRYLMRARL from the coding sequence ATGCAAAAAAATCGCGCCTACCCGCTGATTCTGTTTTTTTTCCTGCTGTTGGCTTTTCAACCTGCGCTTGGTGCCGACTCCACCAGCTTTGACCCCACAAAGGTCGCTGTAAAGGCCAAAGGCTCTGGCGGCGTCCCGGTTGGAACCATCATTTCATGGCCAGTTGCGACGAATCCGGACGATATGGACAACTGGCTGGAATGTAACGGACAATCCATATCACAGTCAGTTTACCCGGAACTGTTTGCGCTTGTAGGGCCAAAAGTGCCTGATCTGAGGGGGTTGTTTCTGCGTGGATTTGGCTCCCAAGACTCAAAGCATTTTGGGGAGGTCACTCACTCCAGTGGAGCACTTGGGGATATTCAAGGCGACAGTATCCGTGAGAATATGACCAGAGGAGAATTTGAAGCATTCTGTGCAGGTGCGGTTCAACGGAAATCTGGAGTATTTGCGAAATCATATACTATATATCGGAGTCGTGACCAAAGCGGTTGGTCGTATTCGCCCAATGCAGTTTTGGTTTTTGACATGTCATCCGCTGGGCCTACCAGTAACGAAAACCGCCCTGTGAACATGGCCGTGCGGTATCTCATGCGCGCCCGGCTGTAA
- a CDS encoding IS4 family transposase: MPHKEILDLSHHTTLFSQLLSLIPGHVFEKLERKHKTGRSSRQFGFKEQFTVMAFIQLAARRSLRDGLRALEAAKRRLYHLGLKSVARSTVADANNSRPVEFFKDLFAEMYGLCHLRAPRHKFRFKCKLYSMDATTISLCLSIFPWASFRRNKAGVKVNTVLDHDGYIPAFLDINNAKTHESRMAKSLSLPKGSIVTFDKGYICYSWFRMLTAKGIFFVTRLKSNAAYKLVDRRAVDRKTGVTSDHIIDVSSRGKTTRLRRIGYRDAKTGKRYEFLTNHFRLSAKTIADIYKERWQIEIFFREVKQNLHIKSFVGRSENAVHIQIYTA, translated from the coding sequence TTGCCACACAAGGAGATTTTGGACTTGAGCCATCATACTACACTCTTCTCTCAACTGCTATCCCTGATACCGGGACATGTTTTTGAAAAACTCGAACGCAAGCACAAAACTGGCCGCTCTTCACGCCAATTTGGATTCAAGGAGCAATTCACCGTCATGGCCTTTATCCAACTCGCTGCAAGGCGCTCTTTACGCGATGGGCTTCGCGCCTTGGAGGCGGCCAAGAGACGGCTGTATCACCTCGGCTTGAAATCAGTAGCGCGTTCCACGGTTGCCGATGCCAACAATTCAAGGCCTGTGGAATTTTTCAAAGACCTGTTCGCTGAAATGTATGGCCTGTGCCATCTTCGTGCGCCTCGTCACAAATTCCGCTTCAAGTGCAAGCTGTACAGCATGGACGCCACCACCATCAGCCTATGCCTGTCCATCTTTCCCTGGGCGTCGTTCCGGCGGAACAAGGCTGGCGTGAAAGTAAATACCGTGCTTGACCACGATGGCTACATTCCCGCTTTTCTCGATATCAACAATGCCAAAACCCACGAAAGCCGCATGGCCAAAAGTCTTTCATTGCCAAAGGGTTCCATCGTCACCTTCGATAAAGGCTATATCTGCTATTCCTGGTTTCGCATGTTGACCGCGAAGGGCATTTTCTTCGTAACCCGACTGAAGAGCAATGCTGCCTATAAGCTCGTTGATCGCCGCGCCGTAGACCGGAAAACCGGGGTCACGTCCGATCACATCATTGACGTGAGCAGCCGGGGAAAAACCACTCGTCTACGCAGAATCGGCTATCGCGATGCGAAAACCGGCAAACGGTACGAATTTTTGACCAACCATTTCCGCCTGTCCGCCAAGACAATTGCTGATATCTATAAAGAACGCTGGCAAATTGAAATATTCTTCCGCGAAGTCAAACAAAATCTGCATATTAAAAGCTTTGTCGGGCGCTCGGAGAATGCGGTGCACATCCAGATTTATACGGCCTGA
- a CDS encoding HAMP domain-containing methyl-accepting chemotaxis protein — protein sequence MGNLKLRTKLICAFSGILLILIISSGITINNLLKIEKDVSYINGAWNPSLVAIMTMNTELARIRFAVSGSIGENDNNIVKIYEEYIKERLQVIESNRAIYKKILEADEEIDPEDMRLLDEIEKLSPLFIQLRAHIFSLIKEGRHEEARQIFNTEYRPLYEKLRKVYETIVNLNVQGTKSDLEAIDETGHFSRILAISLTVVGFFISAIMASLIIRSVNTQLGKDPGELAIIAQRVVDGDYAIDDDSIKKGIYGSIVEMVIALKQHIEHAEQESENAKEQSAKAQASMMQAEAASKEAQKKTETMLQVADRLEQAGSVISSASAELAAQIEQSDRGAGESAQRLSEAATAMNEMNATVQEVARNAAAASSASAETREKAQHGASIVDQSLQSIEGVRHISSRLKEDMSQLHGHAQNITRIMGVISDIADQTNLLALNAAIEAARAGEAGRGFAVVADEVRKLAEKTMASTTDVSSAIAAIQDSTEKSMISMDDAMEQVSQATELAGLSGQALQEIVATVDVTADQVHAIATASEEQSAASEEINQSIIQVNDMVGQTADAMHEAARAVSDLAIQAQELTSIIQNLKNA from the coding sequence ATGGGTAACTTGAAATTGAGAACAAAACTAATTTGTGCATTTTCAGGAATTTTATTAATACTAATTATATCGTCAGGTATCACAATCAACAATTTGCTAAAAATTGAAAAAGACGTCAGCTATATTAATGGGGCATGGAATCCATCTTTAGTTGCAATCATGACAATGAATACTGAATTGGCACGCATTAGATTTGCTGTGTCCGGTAGTATAGGTGAAAATGATAATAATATTGTTAAAATTTACGAAGAATACATCAAGGAAAGATTGCAAGTCATCGAGTCAAATCGTGCTATTTATAAAAAAATATTAGAAGCAGATGAAGAAATTGATCCTGAAGACATGCGTCTATTAGATGAGATTGAAAAACTTTCTCCCCTCTTTATCCAATTAAGAGCACACATTTTTTCTCTTATCAAAGAAGGACGGCATGAGGAAGCGAGACAAATTTTTAATACAGAATACCGTCCATTGTATGAAAAGTTGAGAAAAGTATATGAAACAATAGTGAATTTGAATGTTCAGGGCACAAAAAGTGATTTGGAAGCTATTGATGAGACTGGACACTTTTCTCGTATTTTGGCCATCAGCCTGACGGTAGTCGGATTTTTCATAAGCGCGATAATGGCCAGCCTAATTATTCGTTCTGTTAATACCCAACTGGGTAAGGATCCTGGCGAGCTGGCTATCATTGCGCAAAGAGTAGTTGATGGTGATTACGCAATTGATGATGATAGTATAAAGAAAGGCATCTACGGTTCCATTGTAGAAATGGTTATAGCGCTGAAGCAGCATATTGAACATGCTGAACAAGAATCAGAAAATGCCAAAGAGCAGTCAGCTAAAGCTCAGGCTTCGATGATGCAAGCCGAAGCTGCAAGCAAGGAAGCTCAAAAGAAGACTGAAACAATGTTACAAGTGGCAGATCGGCTGGAGCAGGCAGGAAGTGTCATTTCTTCAGCCTCCGCAGAACTCGCGGCCCAGATTGAACAATCTGATCGTGGTGCCGGGGAATCTGCACAACGTCTTTCCGAGGCAGCTACCGCCATGAATGAAATGAATGCTACGGTGCAAGAGGTCGCAAGAAATGCCGCTGCAGCCTCAAGCGCTTCGGCAGAAACCAGGGAAAAAGCACAGCATGGCGCTTCTATTGTAGATCAGTCCTTGCAGAGCATTGAAGGCGTTCGCCATATTTCTTCCCGACTTAAAGAAGATATGAGTCAGCTCCATGGGCATGCGCAAAATATTACCAGAATAATGGGGGTCATTTCTGATATTGCTGACCAGACAAATTTGTTGGCCTTGAACGCAGCAATTGAAGCTGCCCGAGCGGGAGAAGCCGGGCGTGGTTTTGCTGTTGTTGCTGATGAAGTCCGCAAGCTGGCTGAAAAAACTATGGCCTCTACAACGGATGTCAGTAGTGCTATTGCTGCCATACAAGACAGTACTGAAAAAAGCATGATCAGTATGGATGATGCCATGGAACAGGTAAGCCAGGCTACAGAGCTTGCCGGGCTGTCCGGTCAGGCTCTCCAGGAAATTGTGGCCACGGTTGATGTCACAGCAGATCAGGTACATGCCATTGCCACAGCCAGTGAAGAACAATCCGCTGCCAGTGAGGAAATCAACCAGTCAATTATCCAGGTGAATGACATGGTAGGGCAAACTGCGGATGCCATGCATGAAGCGGCCAGGGCTGTATCAGATTTGGCTATCCAGGCACAAGAACTCACTAGCATTATTCAGAATCTGAAAAATGCATAA
- a CDS encoding IS1595 family transposase codes for MYERRSRLSNRQQTELIKFFVAGATARAAGEMAGVNRNTAASYFMRLRRLIASHLPSYRLSGEIEADESYFGGVRKGKRGRGAAGKIAVFGLLKRNGRVYTAIIPDARTETLLPIIREQVEPDSIVYTDTFSAYNALDINGFHHHRINHSQKFAEQYNHINGIENFWNQAKRHLRRFNGIKPEHFYWFLKECEWRFNGGNHKQLLTELTYWVKQAKH; via the coding sequence ATGTATGAAAGGCGCAGCAGACTAAGTAATCGGCAACAGACCGAACTCATAAAATTTTTTGTAGCAGGCGCTACGGCAAGGGCTGCCGGAGAAATGGCAGGAGTAAACCGTAACACAGCCGCATCCTATTTCATGCGCTTGCGCCGTCTTATTGCTTCCCATCTCCCCAGTTATCGGTTGTCCGGTGAGATAGAAGCTGATGAGAGTTACTTTGGCGGAGTAAGAAAAGGTAAACGAGGACGGGGAGCTGCCGGAAAAATAGCCGTTTTTGGTCTGCTGAAGAGAAACGGCAGAGTCTATACGGCAATCATTCCCGATGCCCGTACGGAAACACTTCTGCCTATCATCAGAGAACAGGTGGAGCCTGACAGCATAGTCTATACGGATACGTTTTCAGCTTACAACGCCCTGGATATCAACGGATTCCATCATCATCGCATCAATCATTCCCAGAAGTTTGCGGAACAATATAATCATATCAACGGAATAGAAAATTTCTGGAATCAGGCCAAAAGACACTTACGTCGCTTTAACGGTATCAAGCCTGAACACTTTTACTGGTTCCTCAAGGAGTGCGAATGGCGCTTCAATGGGGGCAATCATAAACAACTCCTAACTGAGCTAACTTATTGGGTAAAACAAGCTAAACATTAG
- a CDS encoding EAL and HDOD domain-containing protein: protein MLVASDGFLRATSGLPDNIKLCINFTEKLIFQRFPLALPPQKTVIEILENVPVTPKLVERLRELKAEGYMIALDDFVGNPSYKDIFPYIDIIKLDCLGHSVAEVIDIKKRFSGTKCHFLAEKVESEAAFLAFRDQGISFFQGYYFAKPQILQDKRLTSSSEVRLKLAVEIEKNTPNTKTILAAMQSDVSLSYRLLRYINSAAFSFKEKISSIRQALTLLGITKTKHWLRLTLYADMLSPDANPEILRMALQRAHFLGELGVASNFTASKNESLFLVGMFSTLEAILGMPMNTLLRELPLSDEIKRALRGEPGMYADYLALAVAMELLDFTRANKLARVLCLPENIVSKSFELAIEKSDAMMNQLADV, encoded by the coding sequence ATGCTGGTAGCCTCTGATGGATTTTTACGTGCCACATCGGGACTCCCCGACAACATCAAACTATGCATCAATTTCACTGAAAAACTGATTTTCCAGCGCTTTCCACTGGCGCTGCCTCCCCAGAAAACAGTTATCGAAATTCTGGAAAACGTCCCTGTCACTCCAAAACTGGTGGAGCGCCTCAGGGAATTAAAGGCAGAAGGTTACATGATTGCCCTTGATGATTTTGTAGGCAACCCCAGTTATAAGGATATCTTCCCGTATATTGATATTATCAAGCTTGATTGTTTGGGACACTCTGTCGCCGAGGTCATAGATATAAAAAAGCGGTTTTCAGGCACTAAATGCCACTTTCTGGCTGAAAAAGTGGAATCTGAGGCGGCATTTCTGGCATTTCGGGATCAGGGGATATCTTTTTTTCAAGGCTACTATTTTGCAAAGCCACAGATATTACAAGACAAGAGGCTTACAAGCTCCTCAGAAGTACGTCTCAAGCTGGCTGTTGAAATTGAAAAGAATACGCCAAATACAAAGACGATCCTTGCTGCAATGCAGTCTGACGTTTCACTCAGCTACAGGTTATTGAGATACATCAATTCTGCGGCCTTTTCTTTCAAAGAAAAAATTTCTTCTATCCGTCAAGCCCTGACGTTGTTGGGTATAACAAAAACAAAACACTGGCTACGCCTCACGCTGTATGCAGACATGCTCAGCCCCGATGCCAATCCTGAAATTCTCCGTATGGCGTTGCAGCGCGCACATTTTCTGGGTGAGCTGGGCGTCGCTTCAAACTTTACCGCATCAAAAAATGAGAGTCTATTTCTTGTGGGCATGTTTTCAACCCTTGAGGCCATACTAGGCATGCCCATGAACACCCTCCTTAGAGAATTGCCCCTGAGTGATGAAATCAAGAGAGCTCTTCGGGGCGAACCCGGCATGTATGCCGACTACCTTGCCCTTGCCGTAGCCATGGAGCTTCTGGATTTTACCCGCGCAAACAAACTGGCCAGAGTGCTTTGTCTGCCAGAGAACATAGTCTCGAAGTCTTTTGAACTGGCCATAGAAAAATCCGACGCCATGATGAACCAGCTTGCTGATGTGTAG
- the traI gene encoding TraI/MobA(P) family conjugative relaxase, whose amino-acid sequence MISKRIPCAPQNDNYARLADYIAAGHHHDMELSVGQRFHDPQRHVEAGQGIAGNRMRQLSECRLASYSQGQKRGVASFLSVDARTDRRAADRVRRDTDFSKDVKPEKCLMNWCAGCWAGDDYELAIREVADTQALNTRTTQEKTYHMIVSFHPEDETKLTPELFKVIEKRFAQALGLSEHQRHCGVHINTENMHMHIAYNLIHPEKLTRVEPWRDYIKRDKLCRELEKEYGLVIDNGRDQAREKSLGGKAAALEAHTGRQSFEGYARDQGEVILAMLEKARTWEDVHQAFARHGLELKRRGAGLVVKNRHGRHVAKASAAHRELSLKKLEARFGAFQASRETMPESELSYGAAPLQKAPNRNQLWQEFQQQYMRRKSSLEAIRQKWAEKRKELEHRPIARRTRTNLMKLTRQYEAEELHAARMQAGGGNWLDFLRQEATKGDDAALAVLRSRQEEVAPETLQFVHERQQARSAYLASKTAVLEKTDLSARAKNRLVSMALMDSLASGATARISKHGSVIYTLPTGGKICDTGRSISFSPEARATALAYMSAKWNVKSRSLDRASGDTVYTLIGGQKVYERKGQNIFERPAVIRRHHQLERERNQSIGR is encoded by the coding sequence ATGATCAGCAAACGTATTCCCTGCGCCCCACAAAACGATAACTACGCCCGGCTGGCGGACTATATCGCCGCCGGGCATCATCATGATATGGAGCTGAGCGTTGGACAAAGATTCCATGATCCGCAGCGCCACGTTGAAGCAGGTCAAGGCATTGCCGGAAACCGCATGCGTCAGCTGTCCGAATGCCGTCTGGCATCTTATTCTCAAGGGCAAAAAAGAGGAGTTGCGAGTTTTCTGTCTGTTGATGCACGCACTGATCGACGAGCCGCTGACCGCGTGCGACGGGACACAGATTTTTCCAAAGATGTAAAGCCAGAAAAATGCCTTATGAACTGGTGTGCCGGATGTTGGGCCGGGGATGACTATGAGTTGGCCATCCGGGAAGTGGCCGATACCCAGGCGCTTAATACGCGCACCACGCAGGAGAAAACGTATCATATGATCGTCAGCTTTCATCCGGAGGATGAAACGAAGCTGACACCGGAGCTATTCAAAGTCATTGAGAAACGTTTTGCCCAGGCGTTGGGGCTTTCGGAACATCAGCGTCATTGCGGCGTCCATATCAATACCGAAAATATGCACATGCATATTGCCTACAATCTGATCCACCCGGAAAAACTGACGCGGGTGGAGCCCTGGCGGGACTATATCAAACGCGACAAGCTGTGCCGGGAACTGGAGAAGGAATACGGCCTTGTCATTGACAACGGTCGTGATCAGGCGCGGGAGAAAAGCCTTGGGGGGAAAGCTGCGGCCCTGGAGGCCCACACGGGTCGCCAGTCCTTTGAGGGTTACGCACGCGACCAGGGCGAGGTTATTTTAGCCATGCTGGAAAAAGCGCGAACCTGGGAAGACGTACACCAGGCCTTTGCAAGGCATGGCCTGGAGCTGAAGCGGCGCGGAGCCGGGCTTGTGGTCAAAAACCGACATGGACGGCATGTGGCCAAGGCCAGCGCCGCACATCGGGAGTTATCTTTGAAGAAGCTGGAAGCCCGGTTCGGAGCCTTCCAGGCATCCAGGGAGACAATGCCGGAAAGCGAACTGAGCTATGGCGCGGCTCCGTTGCAGAAAGCGCCAAACCGGAATCAGCTTTGGCAGGAGTTCCAGCAACAGTACATGAGGCGAAAATCTTCTCTGGAGGCTATCCGTCAGAAGTGGGCGGAAAAGCGCAAAGAGTTGGAGCACAGGCCCATAGCGCGCAGAACCAGAACAAATCTTATGAAATTGACCCGTCAATACGAGGCTGAAGAACTCCATGCTGCGCGCATGCAGGCGGGAGGAGGCAACTGGCTTGATTTTTTGCGGCAAGAGGCTACCAAAGGCGATGATGCCGCCCTGGCTGTCCTTCGGTCCAGGCAGGAAGAAGTTGCGCCGGAGACACTTCAGTTCGTCCATGAGCGGCAGCAAGCCCGTTCCGCCTATCTGGCCAGCAAGACCGCAGTTCTGGAGAAGACCGACCTTTCGGCCAGAGCAAAAAACCGTCTTGTCAGCATGGCACTGATGGACAGCCTGGCCAGTGGAGCCACTGCCAGGATCAGCAAGCACGGCAGCGTGATTTATACGCTGCCCACCGGCGGAAAGATTTGCGACACCGGGCGCAGTATCAGCTTCAGCCCCGAAGCCAGAGCAACGGCCCTGGCCTATATGTCGGCCAAGTGGAATGTGAAGAGTCGGTCCCTGGACAGAGCATCAGGAGATACCGTGTACACGCTGATAGGTGGACAGAAGGTTTATGAACGGAAGGGACAGAATATTTTTGAGCGGCCCGCCGTTATACGCCGCCATCATCAACTGGAGCGGGAGCGGAACCAGAGCATCGGACGATGA
- a CDS encoding plasmid mobilization protein yields MQNTPQSTKPRRTEQVKAYVTPEEFTRIMESSDRAGLSMSEFARRVCLGFRVESREDQQARRELLKVNADLGRLGGLLKQALVSGHKEQIYGLLHKIDQLQASLKARIRAL; encoded by the coding sequence ATGCAGAACACTCCCCAATCCACAAAACCCAGGCGCACAGAACAGGTCAAGGCCTACGTAACTCCGGAAGAATTCACTCGTATCATGGAGTCCAGTGACCGGGCCGGGCTGAGCATGTCGGAGTTTGCCCGGCGCGTATGTCTGGGCTTTCGGGTGGAGAGCCGGGAGGATCAGCAGGCCCGGCGGGAACTGCTGAAGGTCAATGCCGACCTGGGGCGGCTGGGCGGCCTGCTCAAACAGGCCCTGGTCAGTGGGCACAAGGAACAGATTTACGGGCTACTGCATAAGATCGACCAGCTTCAGGCAAGCCTGAAGGCCAGAATCAGGGCATTATGA
- a CDS encoding Rha family transcriptional regulator, whose protein sequence is MKDSQNSEQDITTQHIENIVEIDGGKMFTSSLIVAQAFEKEHKDVLKAISNLECSKEFNERNFAPVEYKDAKGEMRPAYQLTRDGFSFLAMGFTGKKAAAWKEKFLEAFNTMEKALRRQVLPIPLPPSKPQEEVLMRKCKLLRGFTAYWAFVEKIPLVIAEFIVCARFRKSHLSELTEEQQNEASEFVYFLINHPAYAEDGQDSEPEQVIMLRNMLTACSQFRHTLDWDLERDFEDMSGVSLNELLSLSPHAMQKMLSLAGCLLHRVFQRTRDWNYLLKMEEQA, encoded by the coding sequence ATGAAAGACAGCCAGAACAGTGAACAGGATATCACAACGCAACACATTGAAAACATTGTTGAGATCGACGGCGGCAAGATGTTCACCTCCTCGCTGATCGTCGCCCAGGCTTTCGAGAAGGAGCATAAGGACGTGCTCAAAGCTATCTCCAATCTGGAGTGCTCGAAGGAGTTTAACGAGCGCAATTTTGCGCCCGTTGAATATAAGGATGCCAAAGGAGAGATGCGCCCTGCCTACCAGCTCACCCGTGACGGTTTCTCCTTCCTGGCAATGGGCTTCACGGGGAAGAAGGCGGCGGCCTGGAAAGAGAAGTTCCTGGAAGCGTTCAATACGATGGAAAAGGCGTTACGTCGTCAGGTCTTGCCGATTCCCCTGCCCCCGTCGAAACCGCAAGAAGAGGTGCTCATGCGCAAATGCAAACTTTTGCGCGGATTCACTGCATACTGGGCTTTCGTGGAAAAGATTCCTCTGGTAATCGCCGAGTTCATCGTCTGCGCCCGGTTTCGGAAAAGTCATCTGAGTGAACTGACCGAGGAGCAGCAGAACGAGGCCTCCGAGTTTGTCTACTTTCTGATCAACCACCCGGCATATGCGGAAGATGGCCAGGACTCCGAACCGGAGCAGGTAATCATGCTGCGCAATATGCTTACGGCCTGCTCGCAGTTTAGACATACGTTGGACTGGGATCTTGAAAGGGATTTTGAAGATATGAGCGGCGTGTCCCTCAATGAGCTACTCTCATTATCACCTCACGCCATGCAAAAAATGCTTTCTCTGGCTGGCTGCCTGTTGCACAGGGTATTCCAGCGGACACGGGACTGGAACTACCTGCTAAAGATGGAAGAACAGGCCTGA